Proteins found in one Populus alba chromosome 14, ASM523922v2, whole genome shotgun sequence genomic segment:
- the LOC118041229 gene encoding pyridoxine/pyridoxamine 5'-phosphate oxidase 2 yields MGTVTQWKQLLLSALESNSHLKHSPYFQFATIGCNGRPSNRTVVFRGFEENSDRIQINTDCRTRKIEELKHCPFAEICWYFSDSWEQFRINGRVDVIDGSNPDPEKLQQREKSWFASSLKSRLQYLGPNPGLPCLSEQSLNELFLDPSSGPVASFCLLVLDPDQVDCLNLKSNQRTVSTLSRCANGEMCWNSEMINP; encoded by the exons ATGGGAACAGTAACTCAATGGAAGCAGCTTCTTCTAAGCGCATTAGAGTCAAACTCTCACCTCAAGCACTCTCCTTACTTTCAATTT GCAACGATTGGATGTAATGGCAGACCATCCAATCGCACTGTCGTTTTCAG aGGATTTGAAGAGAATAGCGATAGAATCCAAATCAACACAGATTGCCGTACACGCAAG ATTGAAGAACTAAAGCATTGTCCATTTGCCGAG ATATGTTGGTATTTTTCTGACTCTTGGGAGCAATTCCGGATCAATGGAAGAGTTGATGTTATAGATGGGTCCAATCCTGATCCGGAAAAGCTTCAG CAAAGAGAGAAATCATGGTTTGCTAGTTCTTTGAAATCAAGGCTGCAGTACTTGGGACCTAATCCTGGTCTTCCTTGTCTAAGTGAGCAATCTCTGAACGAATTATTTCTTGACCCCTCTTCAGGCCCAGTTGCCTCATTTTGTCTGCTGGTTTTAGATCCAGATCAG GTTGACTGCTTGAATTTGAAGAGTAACCAGAGAACAGTGTCCACCTTGTCACGATGTGCCAACGGAGAAATGTGTTGGAATTCAGAGATGATCAATCCGTAA
- the LOC118041228 gene encoding uncharacterized protein, whose protein sequence is MGRAPCCSKVGLHRGPWTPREDTLLTKYIQAHGEGHWRSLPKNAGLLRCGKSCRLRWMNYLRPDIKRGNITPDEDDLIIRMHSLLGNRWSLIAGRLPGRTDNEIKNYWNTHLVKRLRSQGTDPSTHKKLPEPVKREAKRRRSNKNTSNKKQNKSKAKLLPAEKHEVHLPEPVRFTSLPLPRNDSFESNTITISPSQGRDQGCFGTGDSILVGDNDRYGLVNGSDLEWRQSLVPPTNTLDVEKLYEEYLQLLEIDGRQDQVLLDSFADSLLV, encoded by the exons ATGGGAAGGGCTCCCTGTTGCTCCAAGGTTGGCTTGCATAGAGGACCGTGGACTCCCAGAGAAGACACGTTGCTTACCAAGTATATTCAAGCTCACGGTGAAGGCCATTGGAGGTCTTTGCCTAAAAATGCTG GTCTCCTCAGATGTGGCAAAAGTTGCAGGCTAAGATGGATGAACTATCTAAGACCAGACATCAAGAGAGGAAATATCACACCTGATGAGGATGATCTCATTATTAGAATGCATTCCCTACTTGGTAACCGGTGGTCTCTCATTGCCGGAAGGCTTCCGGGTCGAACCGATAATGAGATCAAGAATTACTGGAACACTCATCTCGTTAAGAGACTTAGAAGCCAAGGAACTGACCCCAGTACCCACAAAAAGTTACCAGAACCAGTAAAACGTGAAGCCAAGAGAAGGAGAAGTAACAAGAACACCAgtaacaagaaacaaaacaaaagcaaagcaaaactTTTGCCTGCTGAAAAGCATGAGGTCCACCTCCCTGAACCTGTTAGGTTTACCTCTTTACCTTTACCAAGAAATGACAGTTTTGAGAGCAACACAATTACTATTTCTCCAAGCCAAGGAAGAGATCAAGGGTGTTTCGGTACTGGGGATAGCATTCTTGTTGGAGATAATGACCGATACGGTCTTGTTAATGGTTCAGATCTTGAATGGCGCCAGTCTCTTGTGCCTCCGACGAACACATTAGATGTAGAGAAGCTGTACGAGGAGTATCTTCAGCTCCTGGAGATAGATGGTCGTCAGGATCAAGTACTATTAGACTCCTTTGCGGATTCATTGTTGGTATGA
- the LOC118041227 gene encoding dof zinc finger protein DOF3.7 isoform X2, whose amino-acid sequence MDEMASNSCGRPEVERKPRPQEQLNCPRCNSTNTKFCYYNNYSLTQPRYFCKACRRYWTEGGSLRNVPVGGGSRKNKRSTSSSVAASSSKIPDLNPPSLSHFSSQNPKSTHEGQDLNLAFPAMQDSQAMELLRSGFASRGLNTFIPTPMPDSNTLYSSGGFPFQELKPTLSFPADGLGSRYGIQENSGRLLFPFGELKQLSSTTSEVDQNKGQGASSGYWNGMFGGGSW is encoded by the exons ATGGACGAGATGGCATCTAATTCATGTGGAAGGCCTGAGGTAGAGAGAAAACCAAGGCCTCAAGAGCAATTGAACTGTCCAAGATGTAACTCAACCAACACCAAGTTTTGTTACTATAACAACTACAGTCTCACACAACCAAGATACTTTTGCAAGGCTTGCAGAAGGTACTGGACTGAAGGAGGATCTCTTAGAAATGTTCCTGTTGGAGGAGGTTCAAGAAAGAACAAGAGATCTACATCATCGTCAGTGGCGGCATCTTCGTCTAAGATCCCTGATCTCAACCCACCAAGCCTCTCACACTTCTCTTCTCAAAACCCTAAGAGTACCCATGAAGGTCAAGACCTTAATCTGGCATTCCCAGCTATGCAGGATAGTCAAG CTATGGAGCTACTAAGGAGTGGATTTGCTTCTAGGGGTCTGAATACCTTTATCCCAACACCGATGCCGGATTCAAATACACTTTATTCTTCTGGTGGATTCCCTTTCCAAGAACTGAAACCAACTCTGAGCTTTCCTGCTGATGGGCTTGGAAGTAGATATGGAATTCAAGAAAATAGCGGGAGGCTTTTATTTCCATTTGGTGAGCTGAAACAGCTTTCAAGCACAACGTCTGAAGTTGATCAAAACAAGGGACAGGGGGCTTCAAGCGGATACTGGAATGGAATGTTTGGCGGAGGATCAtggtaa
- the LOC118041227 gene encoding dof zinc finger protein DOF3.7 isoform X1, whose protein sequence is MDEMASNSCGRPEVERKPRPQEQLNCPRCNSTNTKFCYYNNYSLTQPRYFCKACRRYWTEGGSLRNVPVGGGSRKNKRSTSSSVAASSSKIPDLNPPSLSHFSSQNPKSTHEGQDLNLAFPAMQDSQGISHYTEVAKTENRNNNQHNSSSSPYTSSPISAMELLRSGFASRGLNTFIPTPMPDSNTLYSSGGFPFQELKPTLSFPADGLGSRYGIQENSGRLLFPFGELKQLSSTTSEVDQNKGQGASSGYWNGMFGGGSW, encoded by the coding sequence ATGGACGAGATGGCATCTAATTCATGTGGAAGGCCTGAGGTAGAGAGAAAACCAAGGCCTCAAGAGCAATTGAACTGTCCAAGATGTAACTCAACCAACACCAAGTTTTGTTACTATAACAACTACAGTCTCACACAACCAAGATACTTTTGCAAGGCTTGCAGAAGGTACTGGACTGAAGGAGGATCTCTTAGAAATGTTCCTGTTGGAGGAGGTTCAAGAAAGAACAAGAGATCTACATCATCGTCAGTGGCGGCATCTTCGTCTAAGATCCCTGATCTCAACCCACCAAGCCTCTCACACTTCTCTTCTCAAAACCCTAAGAGTACCCATGAAGGTCAAGACCTTAATCTGGCATTCCCAGCTATGCAGGATAGTCAAGGTATATCTCATTATACTGAAGTGGCCAAAACTGAAAACAGGAACAACAATCAACataactcttcttcttctccctatACTTCTTCTCCAATTTCAGCTATGGAGCTACTAAGGAGTGGATTTGCTTCTAGGGGTCTGAATACCTTTATCCCAACACCGATGCCGGATTCAAATACACTTTATTCTTCTGGTGGATTCCCTTTCCAAGAACTGAAACCAACTCTGAGCTTTCCTGCTGATGGGCTTGGAAGTAGATATGGAATTCAAGAAAATAGCGGGAGGCTTTTATTTCCATTTGGTGAGCTGAAACAGCTTTCAAGCACAACGTCTGAAGTTGATCAAAACAAGGGACAGGGGGCTTCAAGCGGATACTGGAATGGAATGTTTGGCGGAGGATCAtggtaa
- the LOC118041225 gene encoding uncharacterized protein isoform X1, which translates to MANLYVTAVPPADLNRNTEWFMYPGVWTTYILILFFSWLIVLSIFACSPGMAWTIVNLSHFAITYHFFHWKKGTPFAEDQGMYNRLTWWEQMDNGKQLTRNRKFLTVVPLVLYLIASHTTDYRHPMLFFNTVAVIVLVVAKFPNMHKVRIFGINADK; encoded by the exons ATGGCGAATCTGTATGTGACGGCGGTGCCACCGGCGGATCTGAACAGGAACACGGAGTGGTTCATGTATCCAGGGGTTTGGACTACTTACATATTAATATTGTTCTTTTCTTGGCTTATTGTTCTCTCTATCTTTGCTTGCTCTCCTGGCATGGCTTGGACCATCGTCAATCTCTCTCACTTTGCC ATCACTTATCACTTTTTCCACTGGAAGAAAGGAACCCCATTTGCAGAAGACCAGGGGATGTATAATCGGCTGACCTGGTGGGAGCAGATGGATAATGGAAAGCAGCTGACACGGAACAGAAAGTTTCTAACTGTTGTACCTCTGGTGCT GTACTTGATAGCCTCACACACAACTGACTATCGACATCCAATGCTCTTTTTCAACACTGTTGCTGTGATAGTGCTTGTTGTTGCGAAGTTCCCAAATATGCACAAGGTTCGGATCTTTGGAATAAATGCAGACAAGTGA
- the LOC118041225 gene encoding uncharacterized protein C119.09c isoform X2: MANLYVTAVPPADLNRNTEWFMYPGVWTTYILILFFSWLIVLSIFACSPGMAWTIVNLSHFAITYHFFHWKKGTPFAEDQGMYNRLTWWEQMDNGKQLTRNRKFLTVVPLVLMIELCKYMREWCFIAVLF, encoded by the exons ATGGCGAATCTGTATGTGACGGCGGTGCCACCGGCGGATCTGAACAGGAACACGGAGTGGTTCATGTATCCAGGGGTTTGGACTACTTACATATTAATATTGTTCTTTTCTTGGCTTATTGTTCTCTCTATCTTTGCTTGCTCTCCTGGCATGGCTTGGACCATCGTCAATCTCTCTCACTTTGCC ATCACTTATCACTTTTTCCACTGGAAGAAAGGAACCCCATTTGCAGAAGACCAGGGGATGTATAATCGGCTGACCTGGTGGGAGCAGATGGATAATGGAAAGCAGCTGACACGGAACAGAAAGTTTCTAACTGTTGTACCTCTGGTGCT AATGATTGAATTGTGTAAATACATGCGGGAGTGGTGTTTCATTGCTGTCCTTTTCTAG